ACATCATCGGCTGCCACCAAAGTATCCAGCTTTGTAAAGTAGCTGTCAAAATCATAAAACTCCGCTTCAATATGTACATTCGGATTCTGTTCCTCATACATTTCAATTACTTTGTTCGTAGCGTCATGCCTCGTCTGTGATCCCCACCACGCCATGCGCAGTGTGATCTGCTCACCGG
This genomic window from Anaerotignum faecicola contains:
- a CDS encoding ABC transporter substrate-binding protein → MKLRRLMALTTAVVMAASLTACGGQKTETNTQEADSGKESAASGEQITLRMAWWGSQTRHDATNKVIEMYEEQNPNVHIEAEFYDFDSYFTKLDTLVAADDV